One Borrelia hispanica CRI genomic window, GTTTGCAATTTGAGTTTTGTCATCATCTTTGAGCACTGCAAATATTTTTAATCCTTTAATGCCCTTAATCTCATTTACAGGAGCAAAGAAATCTTGATATTCAAATTTGATACCCATATTCGTGTAATTATTATTTACAATACGTGTATATATATCTCTAATACGTGAGTCGATGTTAAGATAAATATGATTTTGAAGGTCAAGTTGATACTTTACTTTAAGATAAACGTATTTTCTAACGCCTAAGGATACCTTATATGATTTGAGTTGGTTTTGTTGATTTAGCCCATCAATATTAATATTGCCTTCTAGAATAGTACCACTAGGAATAGTTTTATATAGTGTTTGCCAGAGTGTTGATTTAAAATCAGAATTGATAATATTAGTTTTAGTTGAATCTAGTAGTGATTCATTCACTATAAGATAAATATTAGCTTTACCAGCTGTGCTTATGATATTTGCATATTCTATTCCGTCGATAGAAGTTAAAGCTGTATGTACAGCATTAAATGTTGTGCTTTTGATACTGATATGCTCTTCTATAGCTTTAAAGTATTCGCCCCCAGGGCTAATTTTAGAAAAGAGTATATTAACTTCATTAATAATTTGTTCTTCTATAATTGC contains:
- a CDS encoding DUF276 domain-containing protein (DUF276 is restricted to Borreliella and related spirochetes.), encoding FDSDFGILKQNIKQIVETKRENLRNMHRIVINDDPSSIYNIIATSLAIIEEQIINEVNILFSKISPGGEYFKAIEEHISIKSTTFNAVHTALTSIDGIEYANIISTAGKANIYLIVNESLLDSTKTNIINSDFKSTLWQTLYKTIPSGTILEGNINIDGLNQQNQLKSYKVSLGVRKYVYLKVKYQLDLQNHIYLNIDSRIRDIYTRIVNNNYTNMGIKFEYQDFFAPVNEIKGIKGLKIFAVLKDDDKTQIANINDSEFKENQDIDVKPEELLIFNLTDNLFIDITS